Proteins from a genomic interval of Polaribacter sp. Q13:
- a CDS encoding SDR family oxidoreductase, with translation MKKTLVIGASGQIGKMLVEKLLKEENPVVALVRNEQKGQALEKLGAEIVVGDLENDFEHAFKDCDKVVFSAGSGGNTGYDKTLLIDLWAAKKAVDYSLKNNIQHFIMVSGLGAGDPNEFVSDLKPYLVAKYFADYYLLESGLAYTILQPGSLINEKGTGLIRTTRSENFKELVIPREDVAHVISYCLENNSTKGKTVELFSGKESIRESLN, from the coding sequence ATGAAAAAAACCTTAGTTATAGGAGCAAGTGGGCAAATAGGAAAAATGCTTGTTGAAAAATTGCTCAAAGAAGAAAATCCTGTAGTTGCCTTGGTTCGTAATGAACAGAAGGGGCAAGCACTTGAAAAACTAGGAGCAGAAATTGTAGTTGGAGACCTTGAAAATGATTTTGAACACGCTTTTAAAGATTGTGACAAAGTTGTATTTAGTGCTGGTTCTGGCGGTAATACAGGTTACGATAAAACACTTTTAATAGATTTATGGGCAGCAAAAAAAGCTGTTGATTATTCTTTAAAAAATAATATACAGCATTTTATTATGGTAAGTGGTCTGGGTGCTGGTGATCCTAACGAGTTTGTATCTGACTTAAAACCATATTTAGTAGCGAAGTATTTTGCCGATTATTATTTATTAGAAAGTGGTTTAGCGTATACGATTTTACAACCTGGTAGTTTAATCAATGAAAAAGGAACGGGTTTAATTAGAACTACAAGATCTGAAAATTTTAAAGAGCTAGTCATTCCAAGAGAAGATGTAGCTCATGTAATTTCGTATTGTCTAGAAAATAACTCTACAAAAGGCAAAACAGTTGAGTTATTTAGCGGAAAAGAATCTATTCGTGAATCTTTAAATTAA